In one window of Larus michahellis chromosome 10, bLarMic1.1, whole genome shotgun sequence DNA:
- the MON1A gene encoding vacuolar fusion protein MON1 homolog A — translation MAADVHKKKGWEVPNGSLAPGDGQHAERSESPTPGLAQGTEPGAGQEGAMFVHTRSYEDLTSPEDGAATARSPEERQGEPAEPTSMEQISKDFSELSTQLTGMALDLEEEMRQSKEGKLEPSPQTTRCDSVLSGKEEEDVTMDAWRMHRKHVFVLSEAGKPVYSRYGSEEALSSTMGVMMALVSFLEAEKNAIRSIHADGYKVVFVRRSPLVLVAVARTRQSEQEIAHELLYIYYQILSLLTWTQLNHIFQQKQNYDLRRLLAGSERITDNLLDLMAHDPSFLMGAVRCLPLAASVRDAVSTSLQQAKAKSLVFSILLSGNQLVSLVRKKDQFLHPIDLHLLFNLISSSSSFREGEAWTPICLPKFNSSGFFHAHISYLEQEMDLCLLLVSTDREDFFTVSDCKRRFQERLRRRGVHHALQEALRTPFYSVAQVGIPDLRHFIYKSKSSGLFTSPEIEAPYVREEEKERLLGLYQYLHSRAHNSSRPLKNIYFTGPRENLLAWVTNAFELYICYSPLGTKAGAISAVNKLMKWIRKEEDRLFILTPQTY, via the exons ATGGCTGCGGATGTCCACAAGAAGAAAGGCTGGGAAGTGCCCAACGGGTCCCTGGCGCCGGGAGATGGGCAGCACGCGGAGCGGTCGGAGAGCCCCACGccggggctggcacaggggacggagccag GGGCGGGCCAGGAGGGAGCCATGTTCGTGCACACCCGCTCCTATGAGGACTTGACGAGTCCCGAGGACGGGGCGGCCACGGCGCGGAGCCCggaggagaggcagggggagCCGGCCGAGCCAACCAGCATGGAGCAGATCAGCAAGGACTTCAGTGAGCTGAGCACACAGCTCACGGGCATGGCCCTCGACCTGGAGGAGGAGATGAGGCAGAGCAAGGAGGGGAAGCTGGAGCCATCCCCGCAGACCACCCGCTGCGACTCGGTGCTGtcgggcaaggaggaggaggacgtgaCCATGGACGCCTGGCGCATGCACCGGAAGCACGTCTTCGTGCTGAGCGAGGCGGGCAAGCCTGTGTATTCCCGCTACGGCTCTGAGGAGGCCCTCTCCAGCACCATGGGTGTCATGATGGCCCTGGTGTCTTTCCTGGAGGCCGAGAAAAACGCCATCCGGTCCATCCACGCAG ATGGCTACAAGGTGGTCTTCGTGCGGAGGAGCCCGCTGGTGCTGGTGGCAGTGGCGCGAACCCGGCAGTCGGAGCAGGAGATCGCCCACGAGCTGCTGTACATCTACTACCAGATCCTGAGCCTGCTCACCTGGACCCAGCTCAACCACATCTTCCAGCAGAAACAGAACTATGACCTGCGCAGGCTTCTGGCCGGCTCCGAGCGCATCACTGACAACCTGCTGGACCTCATGGCCCACGACCCCAGCTTCCTCATGGGTGCTGTGCGCTGCCTGCCCCTGGCTGCCAGCGTTCGGGACGCTGTCAGCACCAGCCTCCAGCAGGCCAAGGCCAAGAGCCTGGTCTTCTCCATCCTCCTGTCAGGGAACCAGCTGGTATCTCTTGTGAGGAAGAAGGATCAGTTCCTCCACCCCATTGACCTCCATCTGCTCTTCAACCTAatcagctcttcttcctccttccggGAGGGTGAAGCCTGGACTCCCATTTGCCTCCCCAAGTTCAACTCTAGTGGCTTCTTCCATGCCCACATCTCCTACCTGGAGCAGGAGATGGACCTGTGCCTCCTGCTGGTCTCCACTGACCGCGAGGACTTCTTCACTGTCTCTGACTGTAAGCGGCGCTTCCAGGAGCGCctgcggcggcggggggtgcACCACGCTCTGCAGGAGGCCCTGCGCACCCCCTTCTACAGCGTCGCCCAGGTGGGCATCCCTGACCTCCGGCACTTCATCTACAAGTCCAAGAGCTCTGGGCTCTTCACCAG CCCCGAGATTGAGGCACCCTACGtgcgggaggaggagaaggaaaggctcTTGGGGCTCTACCAGTACCTCCACAGCCGGGCTCACAACTCTTCGCGCCCCCTGAAGAACATCTACTTCACGGGCCCCCGTGAGAACCTCCTGGCCTGG GTAACCAACGCCTTCGAGCTCTACATATGCTACAGTCCCCTGGGGACCAAGGCTGGTGCCATCAGCGCTGTCAACAAGCTCATGAAGTGGATCCGCAAGGAGGAAGACCGACTATTCATCCTCACGCCCCAGACGTACTGA
- the MST1R gene encoding macrophage-stimulating protein receptor produces MGPSCCVCLLLMLALAPLGASAWQCPRIPYSSTRNFSIPYVLPGLEAGSPVQNVAVFTDSSGPAAIFVAVRNRILLASPELHILSVLITGPVGSAKCEICRLCPAITDGPEDTDNVLLLLDPLEPWLYSCGTARRGLCYQHQLEVRDGKVAITTTHCLYSATGNSPPSCPDCVASPLGTSATVVATSYASFFYLGSTINSSVAAQYSPQSVSVRRLKGTLDGFSNDFQWLTVLPQYRDNYTIHYVHSFADGDHVYLLTVQPERPGSAAYHTRLARLSTHERDLRHYRELVLDCRFESKRRRRRSIEGDTERDVTYNVLQAAHAARPGARLARELGINDTDTVLFGAFAESQPESRVPREDSAVCAFPLHLLNQAMEEGMEKCCGTGHQPLLRGLSFFQPVEYCPHNVNLSAPVVNTSCWDQPTLVPATSYKVDLFNGHLSGILLTSIFVTALGDVTVAHLGTAEGRIFQMVLQRSSSYLLTLSNFSLGEPGPVRGAMGLQSRSLFFTTGTKVWRLNVTGPGCRHFSTCQRCLRAERFMGCGWCGDRCTRHHECTGPWVQDSCPPVLTDFHPRSAPLRGRTRVTLCGMTFHSRLDPDPQRSPPGAYRVTVGQRGCAVLLEESRSHRPLPTSRRKDFVDVLVCEMEPGGPAAVGGPADVVLTVDEPARPSGFHVHGSATLGGFVFVEPRISSLHPLFGPRGGGTHLLLHGTHLSAGSSWRVMVNGSECPLAGQPRQGDGVIQCTSPAVGGLGAAWVSLWIDEEEFPAPLPFQYRPNPFVSAVIPTCSYEGSMLTVIGTHLDSVYRAKIRFEASGVRTKVTECESPQAPERLLCRSPAFPFESKVETAPGNLSVLLDGAAGHWLFRLRYYPQPKVFPLEQEGKRLRLKPGEDEIEVHQLGLDAVAACLNITMTVGGRDCHPNVLKNEVTCRLPRELHLPPDGAPVEICMNGACEALGWVLPAATSLDLAASLALGTGVTFLLCCVLAAVLLRWRWRKRGGTENLELLAQPGRSDTPATTQRPGVDYREVLVLPTAGSPGPVGPRARFAGAGAGRAAGGSPVPLLRATSCCLEDLQPELLEEVKDILIPEERLVTHRHRVIGKGHFGSVYHGTYVDPLLGELHCAVKSLHRITDVEEVEEFLREGILMKSFHHPQVLSLLGVCLPRHGLPLVVLPYMRHGDLRHFIRAQERSPTVKDLIGFGLQVALGMEYLAEKKFVHRDLAARNCMLDESLTVKVADFGLARDVFGKEYYSIRQHRHAKLPVKWMALESLQTQKFTTKSDVWSFGVLMWELLTRGASPYPGVDPYDMARYLLRGRRLPQPRHCPDTLYGVMLSCWAPAPEERPSFTGLVGELKHVLATLEGEHYVNLAVTYINLERGPPFPPAPPGQLPDGEDEDEDNKEGEEDEEEEEEEEDMAEC; encoded by the exons ATGGGGCCATCGTGCTGCGTGTGCCTCCTGCTGATGCTCGCCCTCGCCCCGCTGGGTGCCAGCGCCTGGCAGTGCCCCCGCATCCCTTACAGCTCCACCAGGAACTTCTCCATCCCCTATGTGCTGCCCGGCCTCGAGGCTGGCAGCCCCGTGCAGAATGTCGCCGTCTTCACCGACTCCTCCGGCCCAGCCGCCATCTTCGTGGCCGTTCGCAACCGCATCCTGCTGGCCAGCCCCGAGCTGCACATCCTCTCCGTCCTCATCACCGGCCCGGTGGGCAGCGCCAAGTGTGAGATCTGCCGCCTGTGCCCGGCCATCACGGATGGCCCCGAGGACACGGACAACgtcttgctgctgctggaccCGCTGGAGCCGTGGCTGTACAGCTGCGGCACGGCGCGGCGCGGGCTGTGCTACCAGCACCAGCTGGAAGTGCGGGACGGCAAGGTGGCCATCACGACTACACACTGCCTTTACTCGGCCACGGGCAACAGCCCCCCGTCCTGCCCGGACTGCGTGGCCAGCCCCCTGGGGACCAGTGCCACCGTGGTGGCGACCTCCTATGCCTCTTTCTTCTACCTCGGCTCCACCATCAACAGCAGCGTGGCGGCGCAGTACAGCCCGCAGTCGGTGTCTGTCCGCAGGCTGAAGGGCACCTTGGATGGCTTTTCGAACGACTTCCAGTGGCTGACAGTGCTGCCGCAATACCGGGACAACTACACCATCCACTACGTGCACTCCTTTGCCGATGGGGACCATGTCTACCTCCTGACAGTGCAGCCAGAGAGGCCGGGCTCGGCGGCATACCACACGCGCCTGGCGCGGCTCAGCACCCACGAGCGCGACCTCCGCCACTACCGCGAGCTCGTCCTCGACTGCCGCTTCGAGTCCAAGCGGCGCCGGCGGCGCAGCATCGAAGGGGACACCGAGCGCGACGTCACCTACAACGTGCTGCAGGCTGCCCACGCCGCCCGCCCTGGCGCCCGCCTGGCCCGTGAACTCGGCATCAACGACACCGACACGGTGCTTTTTGGCGCCTTCGCCGAGAGCCAGCCAGAGAGCCGGGTGCCGCGGGAGGACTCGGCCGTCTGCGCcttccccctccatctcctcaACCAGGCCATGGAGGAGGGCATGGAGAAGTGCTGTGGCACCGGGCACCAGCCGCTGCTGCGGGGACTCAGCTTCTTCCAGCCGGTGGAGTACTGCCCGCACAAC GTGAACCTCTCGGCACCGGTGGTCAACACCAGCTGCTGGGACCAGCCCACCCTCGTCCCTGCCACCTCCTATAAAGTGGACCTGTTCAATGGGCACCTGTCCGGCATCCTCCTCACCTCCATCTTCGTCACCGCCCTGGGGGACGTCACCGTGGCCCACCTGGGCACAGCAGAGGGACGCATCTTCCAG ATGGTGCTCCAGCGCTCCAGCTCCTACCTCCTCACCTTGTCCAACTTCTCCctgggggagccggggccggtgcGGGGTGCCATGGGGCTGCAGAGCCGCTCGCTGTTCTTCACCACCGGCACCAAG GTGTGGCGCCTGAATGTCACCGGCCCCGGCTGCCGCCACTTCTCCACGTGCCAGCGCTGCCTGCGGGCCGAGCGCTTCATGGGCTGCGGCTGGTGCGGGGACAGATGCACACGCCACCATGAGTGCACCGGCCCCTGGGTCCAGGACAGCTGCCCGCCCGTCCTCACTGAC TTCCACCCCCGGAGTGCCCCGCTGCGGGGCCGGACACGGGTGACGCTCTGCGGCATGACCTTCCACTCCCGCCTGGACCCCGACCCCCAACGCAGCCCCCCCGGCGCCTACCGGGTGACGGTGGGACAGCGAGGCTGTGccgtgctgctggaggagagcaggagccacag ACCCCTGCCCACCTCCCGCCGCAAGGACTTCGTGGATGTGCTGGTGTGCGAGATGGAGCCAGGGGGCCCGGCAGCTGTGGGGGGCCCAGCCGACGTGGTGCTCACTGTGGACGAACCCGCCAGACCCTCTGGCTTCCACGTCCATGGCTCGGCCACCCTCGGTGGCTTCGTCTTTGTG GAGCCCCGCATCAGCAGCCTGCACCCCCTGTTTGGCCCCCGGGGGGGTGGCACCCACCTCTTGCTCCACGGCACCCACCTCTCAGCAGGGAGCAGCTGGCGGGTGATGGTCAATGGCTCTGAGTGCCCCCTGGCCGGGCAGCCCAG GCAGGGCGATGGGGTGATTCAGTGCACGTCTCCCGCCGTCGGTGGCCTGGGCGCAGCCTGGGTGTCCCTGTGGATCGACGAGGAGGAGTTCCCGGCCCCCTTGCCCTTCCAGTACCGCCCCAATCCCTTCGTTTCAGCCGTCATCCCCACCTGCAGCTATGA GGGCTCAATGCTCACCGTCATCGGCACCCACTTGGACTCTGTCTATCGCGCCAAGATCCGCTTTGAAGCCAGCGGTGTGAGGACCAAAGTCACG gaGTGCGAGAGCCCGCAGGCACCGGAGCGGCTGCTGTGCCGCAGCCCGGCCTTCCCCTTCGAGAGCAAGGTGGAGACGGCGCCGGGGAACCTGAGCGTGCTGCTGGACGGTGCCGCCGGCCACTGGCTCTTCCGCCTCCGCTACTACCCCCAGCCCAAGGTCTTCCCCTTGGAGCAGGAGGGCAAGCGCCTCCGCCTCAAGCCCGGCGAGGACGAGATCGAGGTGCAC CAATTGGGGCTGGATGCCGTGGCCGCCTGCTTGAACATCACCATGACGGTGGGGGGCCGGGACTGCCACCCCAACGTGCTGAAGAACGAGGTGACGTGCCGCCTGCCCCGTGAGCTGCACCTGCCCCCAGATGGGGCCCCTGTGGAG ATCTGCATGAACGGCGCCTGCGAGGcgctgggctgggtgctgcccgCCGCCACCTCGCTGGACCTGGCCgccagcctggccctgggcacCGGCGTCACCTTCCTGCTCTGCTGCGTCCTGGCCGCCGTGCTGCTGCGCTGGCGATGGAGGAAGAGGGGAG GGACGGAGAACCTGGAGCTGTTGGCGCAGCCTGGCCGCAGCGACACCCCCGCCACCACCCAGCGCCCCGGCGTCGACTACAGGGAGGTGCTGG TGCTGCCCACGGCAGGCAGTCCTGGCCCAGTGGGGCCACGGGCACGATTcgccggtgccggtgctggcAGGGCCGCCGGCGGCTCCCCTGTGCCCCTGCTTAGGGCCACGTCCTGCTGCCTGGAGGACCTGCAgccggagctgctggaggaggtgaAGGACATCCTCATCCCCGAGGAGCGGCTCGTCACCCACCGCCACCGGGTCATCGGCAAAG GGCACTTCGGCAGCGTCTACCATGGCACCTATGTAGACCCACTGCTGGGGGAGCTCCACTGTGCCGTCAAGTCCCTACACC GCATCACGGAcgtggaggaggtggaggagttCCTGCGCGAGGGCATCCTCATGAAGAGCTTCCACCACCCCCAGGTGCTCTCGCTGCTGGGGGTGTGCCTGCCCCGCCACGGGCTGCCCCTCGTCGTCCTGCCCTACATGCGCCATGGGGACCTGCGACACTTCATCCGCGCCCAGGAGCGG AGCCCCACAGTGAAGGACCTCATCGGCTTCGGGCTGCAGGTGGCCCTGGGCATGGAGTACCTGGCCGAGAAGAAGTTTGTGCATCGGGACCTGGCGGCCAGGAACTGCAT GCTGGACGAGTCGCTGACGGTGAAGGTGGCTGACTTCGGGCTGGCACGGGATGTGTTCGGCAAGGAGTACTACAGCATCCGGCAGCACCGCCACGCCAAGCTGCCCGTCAAGTGGATGGCGCTGGAGAGCCTCCAGACCCAAAAATTCACCACCAAGTCGGATGTG TGGTCCTTCGGGGTGCTCATGTGGGAGCTGCTGACGCGGGGGGCATCGCCGTACCCTGGGGTTGACCCCTACGACATGGCCCGTTACCTGCTGCGGGGAAGACGCCTGCCACAGCCCCGACACTGCCCCGACACCct GTACGGGGTGATGCTGAGCTGCTGGGCGCCGGCGCCCGAGGAGAGACCGTCCTTCACGGGGCTGGTGGGCGAGCTGAAGCATGTCCTGGCCACGCTGGAGGGCGAGCACTACGTCAACCTGGCCGTCACCTACATCAACCTGGAGCGCGgccctcctttcccccccgcccccccgggtcAGCTGCCCGATGgcgaggatgaggatgaggataacaaggagggtgaggaggatgaggaggaggaagaagaggaggaggacatggCTGAGTGCTGA